tgcgggcttatgtgcggcatgcgggatctagttccccgactagggatggaacccgggccccctgcatggggtgtgcagtcttacccactggatcaccagggaagccccagtattttttttttaatttaattaattaattaatttggctgcgttgggtcttcgttgctgcgcgtgggctttctctagttgtggcgagcgggggctattctttgttgcagtgtacggacttctcattgcgttggcttctcttgttgcggagcatgggctctaggcacgcgggcttcagtagttgtggctcacgggctcagtagttgtggcgcacgggcttagttgctctgcagcatgtgagatcttcccggggcagggttcgaacccgtgtcccctgcattggcaggcagattcttttttaaaaaataaattttattttattttattttattttatttatcatttttggctgcgttgggtcttcgttgctgcctgcgggctttctccagttgcggtgagcgggggctactcttccttgcggtgcatgggcttctcattgcggtggcttctcttgttgcggagcacggactctaggcgcatgggcttcagtagttgtggctcgcgggctgtagagtgcagcctcagtagttgtggcgcacgggcttagttgctccgcggcatgtgggatcttcccagaccagcgattgaacccgtatcccctgcattggcaggcggattcttaaccactgcgctaccagggaagtccctggcaggcggattcttaaccgctgcaccaccagggaagttcaagCCCCGGTATTTTTaagctgcaccaccagggaagttcaagCCCCGGTACTTTTAAGAGTCAGAAAAATGTGTTGTGGGAGGTACTACTAAATGACCCAAAGTCCCAATCGACTGGGAGATTCTGTGATTTTATGCCCAGCTTCCCTTCCCATATTTTTACATAAGgctgttgtgtttttctttttgttatgtcCTTGGGGGATTGCTAGTCTTCAAACCGTGAAGTATTCCAATGTCTCTCTCCATTGCTGTTCAGTTTAATAACTACCTTTTTTGAATACTTTTTTGGAACATGTTCTAGACACTCTGCTGAGAGCTTTACAGACATTGTTTTGTTTAATCCTCATCACACTCTTTGAACTAAGCCATTGTTAtctgagttttcatttttccatgtaTCACTAATCACAAGGCTCTGTAGGAAAGCACAAATCTTGCTAACAAACTAGCCACTTTAAAAATTAGTCACTACTTAGTCATTCCTTCCTGCTTATCCTACCGGTTCCATCAACATCTATGGTAGTGAGTTTTTGGCAAATGAATAGATGTGGTAAACATAAGgattataaaatgcaaataaaactgaTTGCAAACTGAAATTGCATGTCTTCCAAGAGCTGTAGGACTTGGTGAAGTCCCTGAAAGTAATGATAGAGAAATCCTTACATCACCTGCAGCCTTATGCCAGTTGACAAATGGAAAGGGAAATCAGCAGGACAATGATATGTACAGACGTGAAAAGCAAAGGATTTGCatagtaaaaaattaaattaggccCTTGGCAAACGTGATAAAGCCCAGGAATATTTTGGTAAAATTGACCCTTACATATTGCAAAAGTAAGACAGGAAATAAAGTATCGGAGTGTTTGGGGGAgatataccaagaaaaaaaaaagttgatgctTTAAGTGGTTCTTTGATTATTCTAAGAATTGGCAGATAGCTGCCATTATAActtaaatttcattaaatataatattttcataattttcatctcatttttttaaagattgctcaaatctttttttcccactaaTTTCCTGTGAAATGTGGTTCCTGGCgaggttttttttggctgtaatTAACCAAAAACCCTGACTCAAAATGCATTATTTCTTAGCCCAGAGAAGGTGATTGTTTCAGCGGCCCAGGCTTTTCCCATCTTTCCACTCTGCCATCCTCAGGTCTCAGCGTTGCCCTCAGGATGGCTCGCCACATGGCACAAATGTAGGAGTCACATCCAGAGGCAAAAGCCTGCCTGGGTTTCCTGCACATTTCCTATCATGTTTCTTTGTGCAGAATTGGGCCAGTATCCATGGCCATTCCTAACGAGATTACCTTAATTCGCTTAGAGTAGCCCCGAAGCACTTAGCTATGTGGGAGAGGAATGGCAACCTGAATATAATTGGCCTTCagttaggaaggaaggaaggagggggctaAGGAATGTTGGGTTGGCCACCAACCAATCCTGCTacagcctttttttgtttttaattgaagaatagttgatgtacaatattatataagttacaggtgtacagtatagtgatttacaattttcaaaggttttactccttttatacttattataaaatattggctatattccctatgttgtacaatatatccttgtaccaCTTAATCCCCTACCCCCTATATtttccctccccgcttccctctccccactgttaaccactagtctgttcccTTTGTCTGTGaatctacttcttttttgttatattcactagtttgttgtattttttagattccacatataagtgatatcatacagtagttatctttctctgtctgccacAGCCTTTTAAATGAATCCACTTTTAGTGGTACTGATTATTCTTGGATCAGGTACTGATTATTCGTAGATCAGTACTCttgttatttctatatttatagaTAAGAATTGGAGGCTGAGaggaagtgaagtgacttgtccaagttcacataGCTAAGTGGTAAAGCTGGAATATAAACTCAGATCTTCTGGTTCCAGAGTCTTGTTCGTAACTCAGGTTATGTTGTCTAAAATGGCTTGACTCCACCTGTAAAAATTCTGTTCGTTGCTCAAGGTGCAATTTACATGCAACAAGGACACAAATCTTATGTGAAATTAATCAAAAGCTTTAGATCTGTTCCAATCCCTATAGTCAGGGTAAATCACTCTTTATTCAATTATAGGTATATTGCTTGTACCTCTATTTAACCATTCACTTAGTTTTGGCTTTACTGGCCATCTGTGTAATAATCTTTCTGCTCACTAGACTTTGAGAGTAGAGACTACCTAATTTGTTTCTGTAGCCTTCTGAGCAACTAGTATAGTGTTTGGTACATAGTAGGACTTAGTAAATGTTTGAAATTAAACAAAGGACTTGTCCAAAGTTATAGTTAGTAATAGTGCTGGGATAGAAGCCAAGTCACCTGACAGAACTCTCCCAGTGGTCTTCCTAATGTGCTACTCATGTTAAAAGGAGAATTTTCTGTGTCATGCAATCACTCATTTAGTGTTCATTCAGGGTGTGTGTTCAGAGCACCTAGTCTGTGCCAGGtgcagtgccaggcactgggagtaCACTGGGGGCACAGTCCAGGTAGAGGAAATAAACATGTACAGAGAACATTGAAAGGAAGCAAGACTGGCTGACTCCCTTCTTCCAGATCCTGGCTGAGCACACTTGGATGTAAGCACTAAGGGAgattcagaaaagtataaaacccCATCCCTGTCTTGAAGAGAGTCTATGCTTTCACCTGGGagatagaaataaatacagattaaaattaCTACAGTGCTCAAAGAATTCTTACAAAAGATTTGTGTATTTCACTGTGTGTAAATTATACTCAATACCAGAGATTAAGGGAagcaggggaattccctggcggtccagtggttaggacttggcactttcagtgctgagggcccgggttcaatccctggtcagggaactaagatcctgcaagccgcatggtgcagccaaaaaatttaaaagttaaaattaaaaaagattaagggaagcaggaaaaaataacAGAGGCTTTAACCTAGTACCCTTTAAGTTTGACGTGCATGGTGCATGTCACGCACCAAACAAGGACAGTATGTTTAGAGATCTTTAAGGAAGTTATTGAACCTGAACAATCAAAGCATTGAGGGTCAAGTTGAGGAGGGTAAAAATGAGAATTCAGAGAGGGAGAAGTATTTTGAAAGAAGACAGGCAACATAATGGTTAACTACATAGACTGTAGCCAAGCAGGCTTAGTTCACATCCCAGGTCGTCCAGTTTTAGCTGGAGGATTAAATCCCAGATTCTCATCCTTGAGAAGCTCTTTAAGcctgttgcctcatctgtaaaatgtggatgataGAACCCTTTTCTTAATGTAAAAGGATGCATGTAAGGGGCTTACATGTagcctggcatataataattCTTAATATGTGTAATAGTGggaagaaagaactgaaaagacTTACCACACTGGATATAGACATGGAGAAGGAGGAATTAAAAAGAATGCCAATGTCTCCACCCTGGGAGGTGCAATCATTAATAGAACCAGGAAAGGTGGAAAGAGCTTTATGGTTGGCACTCACCAGTATcttttttttgggaaaaaaagataGGTTAACAAGCATATACTGTGAACACGTAAAGTCAATATAAAGTTATGAGCTAAGATCTATGCTAAGATGTTGAGCCAGCAGAAGGGTAGGGCCCAATCTGAGGGCTTGGGGGAGGCATCCTAGGAAAGATGGTAGTTGCATGTAGTCCTGAAGGATGAGTTAGCTCTGAGATGAAGACAGATGGGTGGGGCATtccagacagaaagacaacccgAGCAAAGGCATCGAGGTGAGACACAGTGTAGTGAACATGGGAAGTAGTAGACAGTTTGTCTTTCTAGGGTACAATAAAACAAGACAGTTGGGACAGTGGAAAACAGGCGGAAGAGTTAGGCAGAGGGTACACCGCGGTCACCCCTCTCTGGCCTTGCCGTGCTACTGGGCTGCTCCCTGAGCTGGGGACGGTGTTGCTGCCCTGGCACTGCGCACACCACACATGCAGGCATTTTCAGCCTCAGGCCCCTCCGCCCTGTTATTTCAGGCGTGACTTCCTATTTTTCTAAGCTTCCCCACAGGATGAGCAAACAGGACCAGCTGGGCCAGAGTGTTTGGAAGGGAGTTGGTGAGATGCCCAGGCTGTGTCATGTCATGCCAGGGGCTGAGATTTTTCCCCCCTTCCCCTATCTTTGGGTTAGGACACTCTCTGAGGAGGCAGGGGTGTGACCCGTCCCGCCCACCTGTGGTCCCTGAGTCATTCATCCATCACATCTTTCACAAGCATCTGCTGAAGGAACAGCAGTGGTGTTAGGTGCTTGGAATACACTGAGGACTGACTTGCTCTTGCCACTTGAAAACAACCCCATCCAATTGGAAAGACACTGCATAAATGCCCAAGAAAAGGTCCCAAGGCTTAGGAGCTGTAGTAACAGTAGATGacttttatttagaataaatgaAAGGCTGAACCAGGCTCTGGGCTAAATCTTATGTCTGtggcttatttaattttcataacaacCCTAATTAGTTTCATTTTATGATGAGGAGTTGTGCAGTTACTCTGcacacagagaggtgaagtgacttgcccaaggtcaaacagcttcTGAGTGGtagagcctggattcaaatccagagcGTCAGCTTCCAGCATATCCACCGTTTAACCACTACCGCTACCCAGAAAATCTGCTAAgccttttcctttaaataaatgcTATGAATCTGAAGTAAGGAGCAATTACTGTGGCTTGAGGGCCTCCATAAAGGTTTCCTGGAGAAGGTGGGGCCTGATTTGGGCCTTGAAGCATGGGTTGAATGAGGATAGGAAGGGGAAAAGAGCAGATATTCAATTTAATTACTGTTCTCCTTTGAATCAGCACTTTCAGCCTAGAATGGAAAGCTAGCAGGATCCTAAAGGTCATCTAGCCCAGGGGTTCTCACTCTCTTAGGATGTGgacatttttctttaagtcagCGGTGACCCCAGATCCCAGATACACCCTAACCCCCGAGGCCTCTTTTATTTTTGCTGCCgagaggagaaggcagaggaggcaATGGCTCCCTAAAGGCAGGAATGAAGGGGCCACTTTAAACAGTGAGTAACCAGCTCTGCTGCTGCCTCTTATCTATTTTCCCTTGTACCTTTGCCTCAGATCGAATTGTTGACAActacagatgggaaaatgagaGTAAATAAAAGGAGCTGGGGCTTAGAACTTCTGTAGATGAACATGAAGGGTGTTTTAGTTGGATGGGGTCTTGAAGAAAGACCTGAATACTTTGGGACTGGAGAGAAAATGTAAACCTTTCCTACTTCCTGTATTGCACTGTGGTCTCCCGGAAATGTATCAGCCGCTGTAAGTCCCTGCAGGGCGTTGACTTGTAAGAGAAAGGGGGTGGTCAGcacctttttcattttcacctctGCCTTCCCTAGATATGTGCAGGTGAAATTTGTCTGTATTCGGACCCAGTCAAACAGGAAGAGAACAGCAGCGGCAGCTATGTGCCCAGCATACTTGCTCCTGCGGTACAATGAGAAACTGGATAGGCTGTTTATCAGTGAACTCAACACACAGCATATACACGTTGACTCCAAAACCGCGGGTCCTAGAGGAGACGCCACTGGCAAATCTCAGAAGAAACTCCAGCCTGCACAGCCCACGATCAACAAAGACCTTGGCACAGCTGAGAAGTCCCTGTTTGAGCCATCATTTTGCTTAGATAAGGTCCAAACACCCTCAAAGCCAGAGCAGGAGGGCATCACTCCTTCTGACCTGGCCAAGATAGCCAAAGTGATGAAGAACTTTCTTAAGGTGGATGTGGGTTCCATGGCCTCCTTCAGTGTGGGCAGCAGCCAAGACCTGGACAGGCTCAGCTTCCAGAGCAGCAAGATGAGCGACCTCTTCATCCGCTTCCCTGAGAATCTCTTGCTGCACCGGGTGGAGAATGCCCAGGGCCACATCCTCTACGCTTTCTTGGTGGAGAGCAAGGAACGAGAGGGGCGAGTGGTACACTTTGCGGTGCTCAAGTCCGAGACAGCCACCTCCGTGGCCAAGATGCTGAGTATCTTTACAGAGTTCAACTCAGATTGGCCCAAGGTCAAGGTGGTCTTCGTGGACCCGTCCTTCCCTCATCGAGCCATCCTGCAGGAGATCTTCCCTGCTGCCCGCATCCTCCTCTCCATCTATCACACGACCCGACTCTTGGAGAAGAAGTTGCATCGTAGTTCAGCAGATCCATCCTTTAAAAGGCTCATGAAAGAAGCCCTGCGGGAGGCCGTGTTTGTCACTTCTGAGGCCAGCCTGCAAAATCTCTGCCAGATGTCCCAAGTCTTGCTCAACGAGCAGCTCTTCAGCTTCCTTCAGGCCCACTGGTTCTCGTGTGAACTGCTGTGGTACATGCACGTCAGGAAGGGCCTGCACGCCTGTAACACCTACATGGACAGCCTGGACGTCGTCACCAGCAAGGTGTCGAGCCTCTTCCGGGAACAGCAGTCCCTGCTGGACTGCATCCTCCGCTTTGTGGATTACATAGACTTCTTTAACACCAAAGGCTTGAAGAGCTTTCCCACTGCTCCCCCCAGGTTAAAGAGAGCCCGGTCAGCAAGCAAGGCACCAAAGTCCAAGAAGCCTTCTGGAATCTGTGGAGGGAGCTTCATCAGGCTGCCCATGCAAGAGGCACAGCCAGAGCTGCAGCAGGTGCGGGCGCcgcagcagcagccccagggaCAGCCCTCCCAGGGCGGCATGCTAGACTCCTTACTCCAGAGTGGCTCCGATCTGGCCTACAAGCTATGCCACAATGAGTGGGCGGTGGTACAGAACTCCACGCACCTGGTGGACGTGGCTGGCTGCTCCGTGGACGTGCAGCTGCTAGAGGACTCCCACCAGGCGAGCAAGGACGGCTGCAGCTGCAGCTGCTCCTTTCAACAGCGGTACCACCTGCCATGCCGGCACATTTTGGCGCTGCTGCACACCAGCCAGAGGCCCGTGGGCGAAGCCATGGTGTGCCGCCGGTGGCAGAAGAGGTACCAGCACCTCCTTGGGCCCAGCGGGGAGCTCCGGGACCCTGTCCTGATACCGAATGCAGGCCAGCCAGGGGAGAAAGGACGGAACGACATGATTCAGGACCTAAGCAGGGAGCTCGCGAACCTGCTGATGCAGAGCGAGGGACCAGAGCTGGAGGAGCGCTGTTCCACCTTGCGCAAGATTGTGGACATCTGGGCGGCCTCCTGCCAGCCTCCTGAGCCCAGTCAGCAGCTGGGGGACTTCAAGGATGTGGGCCGCCTCCCTTTCCTCTGGGGAaagcaggaggaaggggagggactcGCTCCTCCTGGAGCCACAATTCACGATTGAAGCACCTGCACTGGCGCAATGGGCCACAGACCACTCTCCCTGGAAGTCTGAGAGCTCAAAGCAGGCAGGACATGCTAGGTGTCAGCGTTTTAACCAATGTCTTCCTAGGTAGGGTGAGGAAAATTgttccaacaggaagaagaagagCCCCACTGTGTGACAGTCCTTTGAATCTACCCCTTTTCTGCCCTACCTTTGATTTTCCTCGGGAGCCTCATTCATTGTTCAAGGCCAAAGTTATCTCCATGCTGAAGGGTCGTCCCTCGTTCTCCCTCAACCCCTGAATTTAGATCTTATTCACTACATAGAGATGAAACCCTGCCCCAGGTTAGGGTGAGATAAAACGGACCTGACAGAAGAGCCTGGTTTCAGGGACGAAAGGAAGGAGGGTGATCCTTGGCTGTTGCTGCTCTTTACAAAGAATTTGTTATTTGTacctatttttattcatattaaagtttttgttttgtttttgctttttaaataaaatcaaagaagcaGGAGAAATGCGTTCTGCCTGAACAGGGAAGGAATCGGATGGGGGTTGTGGAACCAAATGGAGCCTGACACCTCAGATTCAATGAGTAGCAATCGGCCCCTTACTTCACCCTCTTCCTGCAACAGAGCCTTCAACATTGATTTCAGGCTGCCTCATATTCTAGCAGGAAGAAGCCAAATAGATTGGGAGGGAAGAAACCTGGGTCTGAGACTTGACTGCCCTCAACTTGCTGGGAGACTGTGGGCAAGTCCCTAATTTCTTtgaccccagtttcctcatctgtaaaaattagTGTGTTGGCCTGTTCTAATTCCAATTTACCCTCTAGATTCAATGCAGTTTTAAGCACCAACACAGGCTTTTGTTGTTGGTAGTTTGCAGTCTTAATCACCTAAAGCCTGGTAGCCACCCAGCTTTCCAAGAGCCATCTTCAGGGGAACCGAGGTCAAAAGATGACCTTAACAGTCACAGCGCTGTGCTGGAGCTCGCCAGCAAAATACTGGAGTGGGTTGGGCTGGGCAACACCGGAGTTCAGCTCTCTCAAGTGTGGGTCTCTTTAATTCCAAGAGTTGGGCCCCTTGACCCCTGTTGGAGAGGCGGAATTTGAGACctggccctcagtttccccataagGCAGAAGACACTGTACCATTCATTACATAGGCACCCCTTCCTACCCTCCTGGGGTTTTGTAATttgaccagaaaagaaaaaaatccgtgaaacactgccatttattttttctttttttggcttcgGAGGGAGTTTCCATAGTAACGCACACTTCCTGTGCTCTTCCCACACGTGAGGCTCCAAAGTTTCAGCCTCAGTGCTCAGACTCGCCAGGATGCTAGTGTCTTCAGGCTTTCATTGGTTGCCGCCAGCCGGGCCCCTCGTATCTCTGGTAACGGCACCCGCCCACGAGTCGTCGGGCTACGGTTGGTCGGAGCGCCAAAGACCGGAAGCAAATTCCTCAGGCCATTGGCCAGAGTCACGGCGAAGCTGGCGCCGCGGTTGGTGAGCCCAGAGGTCAGTCAGAGTCAGAGTCGGGGTCAAATAGGGAGAAATGGCGACGGAGCCAAGCTGTGGGTGAGTAATTTCTGAAGGGGTGGAGGTGTGAGGCAGCTGGTGACCGCAGTCACCATGACACAGCTCCCAAAGGGGTGGGAGGTTGACTTCTCTTCTGGCTCCGGCCAGATTCCGAATGGGAATGTCAGACATCCACATCCTCCCACCCGGGTTAGAGGTGAGAGGTCAGAGGCCacatcctctctctgtctctggttTGTGAACCTCAGGTACCGTGGAAAGCAGCCAGAATCCCGAGCCAAAGACTCAACTTCCAGCTACTTATAGAGTAATGGTGGGCacgtcacttaacctctttgagcctcagtttctcatctgtaaaatggagacggTAACCCGGTTTGGGGGCTAAATAGAGGAAACGTGAACATAGTATTGCAGTTAATAGAGGGATTTACGTGGAGGGAGAAGAGACTATGAACATTTGTTAATCCTGTTTTATGGTTGAAgggactgaagctcagagaggtcactgacttgcccaagatcacccagCAAGTTTGGGGCAATTGCAGTTCTCTTGTATATACCAGGACCAATGAAAGAATGGAGGCCAAGAAGTAATTTGTAAATATAAAGtgcaatacaaatatttaaaatgctctttaaggggggaaaaaaaaaaaggcagctccGGCCTTCACACTCATTTAAATCTCATGGAACCAAATCTTTCCGTGCTGGCTTCTTATCAATTAGCTCTCAGCTCCAAGTcatcctcccaccaccccccagaGAGGACTTCACTGGTTACTTTGGCTAAAgtatccttccctcctccagcttACTATTACCCTGTTTTGTGGTCTTCGTAAACTTCATTATCTGATATATCcttgtttgtttacatgtttattgCATATCCCCCAGAACAGTGCTGATACACAGTATCAGCAATAAAATGTCTGGATGCGTAATTGAAGAGTCAAGCCCCTACTGTCTCCTTAAACCTCTGTTCCTCTCCATAGGCCCAGCTTTGGAGCGAGATCTGGGAACTGCAGTCCGGCCTCAAGCCTCAACTTAGTTGGAGcttgagagagagtgagagccTTCCATACAGCAGCCTCACAGAGCAGATATTTTGACCTTGGCATCTAGACGTCTCCCATCTCCCCCATGGCCCTGACAATGCTGAATGAGCTCCTGATTGAGGACCCAAGCCCACCTCTGCTGCTCTGTCAGCTTAGCAAGACTGCCCAGTTAGATGCCCTCAACTATCAAAGCTGCTTTATGCAGGgagtctttgcccattttcctgaAATCTTATTTATCCACCGGACCTATAACCCAGGGGGCAAGGTGTTATATACCTTCCTGGTGGATGGACCTCGGGTGCAGCTGGAGGGTCATCTTGCCCGGGCAGTCTACTTCGCCATTCCTGCCAAGGAGGATGCTGAAGGCTTGGCCCAGATGCTCCAGGTATTCAAGAAGTTTAACCCAGCATGGGAGAGAGTCTGTACCATCCTGGTGGATCCCCACTTCCTCCTGCTGCCCACCCTCGCTATGGAGTTCCCCACAGCTGAGGTCCTGCTCTCAGCCTTCCACATCTGTAAGTTCTTCCAGGGCAAGTTCTATCAACTGTCCCTCGAACAGCCCGTGGAGAGGGTCCTCCTGACCTCCCTGCAGAGCACGATGTGCTCGGCCACAGCTGGAAACCTGAGGAAATTGTATACACTCCTGAGCACCTGCATCCCGCCGGCCCAGCTGCCGGAGCTCCACTCGCACTGGCTGCTCAATGACCGCATCTGGTTGGCCCACCGCTGGAGAAGCCGAGCGGAGAGCAGCCACTACTTCCAGGGCCTGGAGGTCACCGCCCACGTCCTCAGCCAGTTCTTCGGCACcaccccatctgtggaaaaaggCATGACTGCCCTGTTGCAATACCTGCAGCAGAACTCAGGAGACAAGGCGAGTTTCAGCCTGGGCCTGAGTCCCCCGAACAATCATCCCCCTTCGGATGGCAGCCCCGAAAGCCCCAAAGTGGAACAGTTGGTAGAAGCCCGCATCCAATACTCCCTTAATGCCATCTGCACGGGGCCGGCCGCCCAGCTCTGCCTGGGCGAGCTTGCCGTGGTCCAGAAATCCATGCACCTCATCGGCTCTGGTTCCGAAAAGGTGAACATACAGATCCTGGAGGACACCCATAGGGTGCAGCCCCAGACCCCGGCCAGCtgcagctgctactttaaccagGCCTTCCGTCTGCCCTGCCGCCACATCCTCACCATGCTCAGTGCCCGCCGCCAGGTGCTCCAGCCAGACATGCTGCCAGCTGAGTGGACGGCAGGCTGTGCCGCCAGCCTCGGTGACATTGTGGGCAGCAAGTGGAGTGAGACCCTGGATAAGCACTTGGCCGTGGCACTCCTCACGGAGGAGGTGGGTCAGCTCCTGCAGCACTGCAGTCAGGAGGAGTTTGAACGGCGGTACAGCACCCTGCGCGAGCTGGCCGACAGCTGGATCGGCCCTTACGAGCAGGTCCAACTCTGATTACGCCCGACGCCCAGAGGTGCTCATCCGCAAAG
This genomic stretch from Globicephala melas chromosome 15, mGloMel1.2, whole genome shotgun sequence harbors:
- the ZSWIM3 gene encoding zinc finger SWIM domain-containing protein 3, which codes for MELGSCFKTYEDFKECFSAYKKENRCSFILRDCVSVRFHNLNHGTSIREDILYVQVKFVCIRTQSNRKRTAAAAMCPAYLLLRYNEKLDRLFISELNTQHIHVDSKTAGPRGDATGKSQKKLQPAQPTINKDLGTAEKSLFEPSFCLDKVQTPSKPEQEGITPSDLAKIAKVMKNFLKVDVGSMASFSVGSSQDLDRLSFQSSKMSDLFIRFPENLLLHRVENAQGHILYAFLVESKEREGRVVHFAVLKSETATSVAKMLSIFTEFNSDWPKVKVVFVDPSFPHRAILQEIFPAARILLSIYHTTRLLEKKLHRSSADPSFKRLMKEALREAVFVTSEASLQNLCQMSQVLLNEQLFSFLQAHWFSCELLWYMHVRKGLHACNTYMDSLDVVTSKVSSLFREQQSLLDCILRFVDYIDFFNTKGLKSFPTAPPRLKRARSASKAPKSKKPSGICGGSFIRLPMQEAQPELQQVRAPQQQPQGQPSQGGMLDSLLQSGSDLAYKLCHNEWAVVQNSTHLVDVAGCSVDVQLLEDSHQASKDGCSCSCSFQQRYHLPCRHILALLHTSQRPVGEAMVCRRWQKRYQHLLGPSGELRDPVLIPNAGQPGEKGRNDMIQDLSRELANLLMQSEGPELEERCSTLRKIVDIWAASCQPPEPSQQLGDFKDVGRLPFLWGKQEEGEGLAPPGATIHD
- the ZSWIM1 gene encoding zinc finger SWIM domain-containing protein 1 produces the protein MALTMLNELLIEDPSPPLLLCQLSKTAQLDALNYQSCFMQGVFAHFPEILFIHRTYNPGGKVLYTFLVDGPRVQLEGHLARAVYFAIPAKEDAEGLAQMLQVFKKFNPAWERVCTILVDPHFLLLPTLAMEFPTAEVLLSAFHICKFFQGKFYQLSLEQPVERVLLTSLQSTMCSATAGNLRKLYTLLSTCIPPAQLPELHSHWLLNDRIWLAHRWRSRAESSHYFQGLEVTAHVLSQFFGTTPSVEKGMTALLQYLQQNSGDKASFSLGLSPPNNHPPSDGSPESPKVEQLVEARIQYSLNAICTGPAAQLCLGELAVVQKSMHLIGSGSEKVNIQILEDTHRVQPQTPASCSCYFNQAFRLPCRHILTMLSARRQVLQPDMLPAEWTAGCAASLGDIVGSKWSETLDKHLAVALLTEEVGQLLQHCSQEEFERRYSTLRELADSWIGPYEQVQL